The Pseudomonas berkeleyensis genome includes a region encoding these proteins:
- a CDS encoding YdcH family protein — MPLEHHPLTREFPQQGDVMRKLMQSDPHFPRLAGEYEALDKRIYEIEDGREATDDLTLQGLKLQRVGLKDEIAELLRKAGSA; from the coding sequence ATGCCGCTCGAACATCATCCCCTGACCCGTGAATTCCCCCAGCAAGGCGACGTCATGCGCAAGCTGATGCAAAGTGACCCGCACTTTCCTCGCCTGGCTGGCGAGTACGAGGCGCTGGACAAGCGCATCTACGAGATAGAGGACGGACGGGAGGCGACCGATGACCTGACTCTGCAAGGGCTCAAGCTGCAGAGGGTGGGGCTCAAGGATGAGATTGCCGAGCTGCTGCGCAAGGCGGGCAGTGCTTGA
- a CDS encoding YdcH family protein, with product MHVDHHPLVHDFPEHRNELQRLRQSDEQFSRQAEEYEALDKRICRIEDGIELLDDVTLSALKLSRVALKDELARQLKRAAGQCCGCGNGCRG from the coding sequence ATGCACGTCGACCATCACCCACTGGTTCACGATTTTCCCGAACACCGCAATGAGCTGCAGCGCTTGCGTCAGAGCGATGAGCAGTTCTCTCGCCAGGCCGAAGAATACGAGGCCCTGGACAAGCGTATCTGCCGTATCGAAGACGGTATCGAGTTGCTCGATGACGTCACCCTCAGCGCCCTCAAACTCAGCCGCGTCGCGCTCAAGGACGAACTGGCGCGTCAGCTCAAACGGGCTGCGGGCCAGTGCTGTGGTTGTGGCAATGGCTGTCGTGGTTGA
- a CDS encoding GNAT family N-acetyltransferase — protein sequence MSALTIELVPTTLEQLPVIRNLYQFYSYDSSEWEQEDVETDGRFYIHEEHLLRYWQEPGWSASLILADGFIAGFLLVERSELPGIEAPEFADLFILKRYRRQGIGRALVQQAMGDGSTWLVRFYRQDDVALAFWQKLMGELPRPPRAVWTEDEADGLLTYLINPPVH from the coding sequence GTGAGCGCACTCACCATCGAACTGGTTCCCACCACCCTCGAGCAGTTGCCAGTGATCCGCAACCTCTACCAGTTCTATTCCTACGACAGTTCCGAGTGGGAACAGGAAGACGTCGAAACGGATGGCCGTTTCTACATCCACGAGGAACATCTGCTGCGCTACTGGCAGGAGCCAGGCTGGAGTGCCAGCCTGATCCTGGCCGATGGTTTCATTGCCGGTTTCCTGCTGGTCGAACGCAGCGAGCTACCCGGGATCGAGGCCCCGGAGTTCGCCGATCTGTTCATTCTCAAACGCTACCGCCGTCAGGGTATTGGCCGCGCCCTGGTACAACAGGCGATGGGCGATGGCAGTACCTGGCTGGTGCGTTTCTACCGCCAGGACGACGTGGCCCTGGCCTTCTGGCAGAAACTGATGGGCGAGTTGCCGAGACCGCCAAGGGCAGTCTGGACGGAAGATGAAGCGGACGGATTGCTGACCTATCTGATCAACCCGCCCGTGCATTGA
- a CDS encoding LexA family transcriptional regulator — translation MRNPKEELDFAIAKSANDSSPADDFVERLKTLCNRAGNASALAKQAGISNSGLSRYLNGGDPSRKVLVSLAQATGVSLQWLATGEGPVEKSQEGGRPSSLTLLPWLGEEESAQKEVVATRKTTLTSQAFCRHWLGSNGLDSKALAAMQIRGDSMSPTIRDGDIVLIDINARDIQDDKVYVIQDAGNTLVRRLQLEPGGKVRTLCDNPSHREFEIDREHLEIIGRLVWRGALL, via the coding sequence ATGAGAAACCCTAAAGAGGAATTGGATTTCGCTATAGCGAAATCAGCCAATGATTCCTCCCCGGCAGACGACTTCGTCGAACGCCTGAAAACCCTGTGCAATCGTGCCGGCAATGCCAGCGCACTGGCGAAGCAGGCGGGCATTTCCAACAGTGGCCTGAGCCGTTACCTCAATGGAGGCGATCCTTCGCGCAAGGTGCTGGTCAGCCTGGCGCAGGCAACGGGCGTCAGCCTGCAGTGGCTGGCCACTGGCGAAGGCCCGGTGGAGAAGAGCCAGGAAGGCGGCCGCCCCAGTTCGCTGACCCTGCTGCCCTGGCTGGGAGAGGAAGAGTCGGCCCAGAAAGAAGTGGTGGCCACGCGCAAGACCACCCTCACCTCGCAAGCTTTCTGTCGTCACTGGCTGGGCAGCAATGGGCTGGACAGCAAGGCCCTGGCAGCCATGCAGATCCGCGGCGACAGCATGTCGCCGACCATTCGCGATGGCGACATCGTGCTGATCGACATCAATGCCCGCGACATCCAGGACGACAAGGTCTACGTGATTCAGGACGCCGGCAATACCCTGGTCAGGCGCCTGCAGCTGGAGCCTGGCGGCAAGGTGCGCACGCTGTGCGACAACCCCTCGCACCGTGAATTCGAGATAGACCGCGAACACCTGGAAATCATCGGCCGCCTGGTGTGGCGAGGTGCCCTGCTGTGA
- a CDS encoding TonB-dependent receptor plug domain-containing protein produces MRRTSSFLALRAFPVLGLASLALPFPAPAFAADGADKLSTVVVTGTRVSGRQAADSVQPIDVISGEQLSNQGTSDLAGALNKLLASVSVPRPHNTVGGEAVRPLVMRGLAPDQALVLVNGKRRNAGAFLNTGGALGRGTNPIDLAAIPVSAIERVEVLRDGASARYGSDAIAGVINIILKDQSEGGGINATLGRYDDGDGTRRELQGFAGFALGESGSLTLSAEGQHNDATNRAGADITPGAQADGVYGQVTNKVGAPALESGKLAFNASYALNDAVELYSFGTWGRRDAQSHYGRQRATSAAVAAYFPDGYLPQYDPVIKDQALVFGSRGQLAGEWAYDASVDWGRNTYDPYIKSVNTRLFNETGSSPTNFHNGTYESSQWVGNLNLSRAFDVGLVEPLSVSVGLEYQAQDLEISAGDFASWYGAGAVSMPGISPLSAGDWSRHSLATYLDLEGKVTDKLTLSLAARHENYSDFGNSVSGSLSARYDFTPRIALRGSLSNGFRAPTLTQQHYSSIQSQSQDLGNGPVLVQSGTFAVDSNIARLLGAEELKAETSQSQTIGLVLRPTDNLTLTADAYRITIDDRINLSSAFPVTSAVARQYLLDNGIVSDSYQSVRYMTNAADTRTIGLDLTGEYRWRLDNGDNLKGTLTYAYNRTKVTDLAESPAILGQLGIPISLVERREVGQLTDTNPRHKLIIAGDYSISALNLDLHAALNRYGSFWVYSNTSPNLDQKFASKWTLDLSASYSWSDNWRLTVGADNLFDTRPDRTRAENNATGTFQYTSYSPLSADGAFYYASLNFAW; encoded by the coding sequence ATGAGAAGAACATCTTCCTTCCTTGCTTTGCGTGCATTTCCCGTTCTTGGCCTGGCGAGTCTCGCCTTGCCTTTCCCGGCTCCGGCCTTTGCCGCCGATGGCGCCGACAAGCTCTCCACCGTCGTCGTCACCGGTACTCGCGTAAGTGGCCGCCAGGCTGCCGACTCCGTGCAGCCCATCGATGTCATTAGTGGCGAACAGCTGAGCAACCAGGGCACCAGTGATCTGGCCGGTGCGCTGAACAAGCTGCTGGCCTCGGTCAGTGTGCCGCGGCCGCACAACACCGTCGGTGGTGAGGCGGTGCGCCCGCTGGTCATGCGTGGTCTGGCGCCGGATCAGGCGCTGGTGCTGGTCAATGGCAAGCGTCGTAACGCCGGTGCCTTCCTCAATACCGGTGGCGCCCTGGGGCGCGGCACCAATCCGATCGACCTGGCGGCGATTCCGGTATCGGCCATTGAGCGCGTTGAGGTGCTGCGCGATGGCGCGTCGGCGCGCTACGGCTCGGACGCCATTGCCGGGGTGATCAACATCATCCTCAAGGATCAGAGCGAAGGCGGCGGAATCAACGCCACCCTCGGCCGTTATGACGATGGCGACGGTACGCGCCGTGAGCTGCAGGGCTTCGCCGGTTTCGCCCTGGGCGAGTCCGGCTCACTGACGCTGTCCGCTGAAGGCCAGCACAACGATGCGACCAACCGTGCCGGTGCGGACATCACCCCTGGCGCCCAGGCCGATGGCGTCTATGGCCAGGTCACCAACAAGGTGGGCGCGCCGGCGCTGGAGAGTGGCAAGCTGGCCTTCAACGCCAGCTATGCCCTCAACGATGCCGTCGAGTTGTACAGCTTCGGTACCTGGGGTCGGCGTGACGCACAGAGCCACTACGGCCGCCAGCGGGCTACCAGTGCCGCGGTCGCCGCCTACTTCCCGGACGGCTACCTGCCGCAGTACGACCCGGTGATCAAGGATCAGGCGCTGGTATTCGGCTCCCGTGGCCAGTTGGCTGGCGAGTGGGCCTACGACGCCTCCGTGGACTGGGGGCGCAACACCTACGACCCGTACATCAAGAGCGTCAACACCCGGCTGTTCAACGAGACGGGCAGTTCGCCGACCAACTTCCACAACGGCACCTACGAGTCCTCGCAGTGGGTCGGCAACCTCAATCTGTCGCGCGCCTTCGATGTGGGCCTGGTCGAGCCGCTGTCGGTGTCCGTCGGCCTGGAATACCAGGCGCAGGATTTGGAGATCAGCGCCGGTGACTTCGCTTCCTGGTATGGCGCCGGTGCGGTGTCGATGCCGGGCATCTCGCCGCTGAGCGCCGGTGACTGGAGCCGCCACAGCCTGGCCACTTATCTGGATCTGGAGGGCAAGGTCACCGACAAGCTGACCCTGTCGCTGGCGGCTCGTCACGAGAACTACAGCGACTTCGGCAATTCGGTGTCCGGCTCGCTGTCGGCTCGCTATGACTTCACCCCACGCATCGCTCTGCGCGGCTCGCTGTCCAACGGCTTCCGCGCGCCAACCCTGACCCAGCAGCATTATTCGAGCATCCAGAGCCAGAGTCAGGATCTGGGCAACGGCCCGGTGCTGGTGCAGTCCGGCACCTTCGCTGTGGACTCCAATATTGCCCGCCTGCTCGGCGCTGAAGAGCTCAAGGCAGAGACCTCGCAGAGTCAGACCATCGGCCTGGTGCTGCGCCCGACCGACAACCTGACGCTGACCGCCGATGCTTACCGCATCACCATCGACGATCGCATCAACCTGTCCTCGGCCTTCCCGGTGACTTCGGCGGTGGCCCGCCAGTATCTGCTCGACAACGGCATCGTCAGCGACAGCTACCAGAGCGTGCGTTACATGACCAACGCCGCCGACACCCGCACCATCGGCCTCGACCTCACCGGCGAGTACCGCTGGCGCCTGGACAACGGCGACAACCTCAAGGGCACGCTGACCTACGCCTACAACCGCACCAAGGTCACCGACCTGGCGGAAAGCCCAGCGATCCTCGGTCAGCTCGGCATCCCGATCAGCCTGGTAGAGCGGCGCGAGGTCGGCCAACTGACCGACACCAACCCGCGGCACAAGCTGATCATCGCCGGCGACTACTCGATCAGCGCGCTGAACCTGGATCTGCACGCCGCGCTCAACCGCTATGGTTCGTTCTGGGTCTACAGCAACACTAGCCCCAACCTCGACCAGAAGTTCGCCTCCAAGTGGACGCTTGACCTGTCCGCCAGCTACTCCTGGAGCGACAACTGGCGGCTGACCGTGGGCGCCGACAACCTGTTCGACACCCGCCCGGATCGCACCCGCGCCGAGAACAACGCCACTGGTACCTTCCAGTACACCAGCTACTCGCCGCTGTCGGCCGACGGGGCCTTCTACTACGCCTCGCTGAACTTCGCCTGGTGA
- a CDS encoding amino acid ABC transporter permease — MELLQAWFTSWGVNLTILWDPIDRQRFLLGLALTIALSVLSVAISLVIGVLGAWMKGSRWELPRQLVTLYVEVFRNTPLLIQLFFFYFGLGALLSFELNDGNAQSQLIVNFFWALLVLGIHAGAYQVEAIRGSLDAVPRSTIEAAQSLGLNPVQTFRKVVLPLALRNALPSVGNSLVQAVKATSVAYAIAVPELTYAANRIWSDNFNVPEMMVVLFITYFTLLGLVSMGMRAIERRLTLPGYHGL; from the coding sequence ATGGAACTACTCCAAGCCTGGTTCACGTCCTGGGGCGTGAACCTGACCATCCTCTGGGACCCGATCGATCGCCAGCGCTTTCTCCTCGGGCTGGCGCTGACCATCGCGCTGTCGGTACTGAGCGTGGCGATCTCGCTGGTGATCGGGGTGCTTGGCGCCTGGATGAAGGGCAGTCGCTGGGAGCTGCCGCGGCAACTGGTCACCCTCTATGTCGAGGTGTTCCGCAACACGCCGCTGCTGATCCAGCTGTTCTTCTTCTACTTCGGCCTGGGTGCGCTGTTGTCGTTCGAGCTGAACGACGGCAACGCACAGAGCCAGTTGATCGTGAATTTCTTCTGGGCCTTGTTGGTGCTCGGCATTCATGCCGGTGCCTACCAGGTGGAGGCGATTCGCGGCAGCCTCGATGCGGTGCCGCGCTCGACCATCGAGGCGGCGCAGTCGCTTGGCCTGAACCCGGTACAGACCTTCCGCAAGGTGGTGCTGCCGCTGGCCTTGCGCAACGCGTTGCCGTCGGTGGGCAACAGCCTGGTGCAGGCAGTCAAGGCGACCTCGGTGGCCTACGCCATCGCCGTACCTGAGCTGACCTACGCGGCCAACCGGATCTGGAGCGACAACTTCAACGTGCCGGAAATGATGGTCGTGCTGTTCATCACCTATTTCACCCTGCTCGGGCTGGTGTCGATGGGCATGCGCGCCATCGAGCGCCGCCTGACCTTGCCGGGGTACCACGGCCTATGA
- a CDS encoding amino acid ABC transporter permease — translation MNTFVASFERAAGGLRGLAGYLRPTPAKLLALAVLGWIAHWLQSHGDVLQLFWRWLPALLQGFAVNIWIGLVSVVLASLLGLLLGALQVSPRPLLARPARLFTLFFRNAPWLVVIFFIMYLIPFEVEWGGEYYQIPDWIKVAVGLSLTASGYAAEVVRGGIQSVPMAQWEAAASLGLDRRQILRKVVLPQALRSMLPAWMNLYCTVTMATALASLLGIEDLMTTMQLRLAAESRPELLLPGYLFVFLVFFFYIYPISRASKALERKWSLHD, via the coding sequence ATGAATACCTTCGTTGCTTCCTTCGAGCGTGCCGCTGGCGGCCTGCGTGGCTTGGCCGGCTACCTGCGGCCGACCCCGGCGAAACTGCTGGCGCTTGCCGTGCTGGGCTGGATCGCACATTGGCTGCAGAGCCATGGCGACGTGCTGCAGCTGTTCTGGCGCTGGCTGCCGGCGCTGTTGCAGGGCTTTGCGGTGAACATCTGGATCGGCCTGGTCTCGGTCGTGCTGGCCAGCCTGCTGGGGCTGTTGCTCGGCGCTCTGCAGGTCTCGCCGCGGCCGCTGCTGGCACGGCCGGCGCGGCTGTTCACGCTGTTCTTTCGCAATGCGCCGTGGCTGGTGGTGATCTTCTTCATCATGTACCTGATCCCCTTCGAGGTGGAGTGGGGCGGCGAGTACTACCAGATTCCGGACTGGATCAAGGTCGCCGTCGGCCTGTCGCTGACCGCTTCGGGCTACGCCGCCGAAGTGGTGCGTGGCGGCATCCAGTCGGTGCCCATGGCGCAGTGGGAGGCAGCGGCTTCGCTCGGCCTCGACCGCCGCCAGATCCTGCGCAAGGTGGTTCTGCCGCAGGCGCTGCGCAGCATGCTGCCAGCCTGGATGAACCTCTACTGCACCGTGACCATGGCCACCGCTCTGGCCAGCCTACTGGGCATCGAGGATCTGATGACCACCATGCAGCTGCGCCTGGCCGCCGAGTCGCGCCCCGAGTTGCTGCTGCCCGGCTACCTCTTCGTGTTCCTGGTTTTCTTCTTCTACATCTACCCGATTTCTCGTGCCTCCAAGGCGCTGGAACGCAAGTGGAGCCTGCATGACTAG
- a CDS encoding amino acid ABC transporter ATP-binding protein, whose protein sequence is MTSPQIAVRGIRKSFNGNPVLDDFSLEVAPSEIVCLIGPSGSGKSTLLRTLNGLAPIEAGEIEVCGIRVDDPQVDLLALRRRIGLIFQSYNLFPHLNVLDNITLAPTSVLKEPLPQAREYARELLRKVRLEDKAEAFPGQLSGGQQQRVAIARSLAMRPDVMMFDEVTAALDPETVKEVLTTIRDVAASGMTCLIVTHEMQFAREIADRVFFTDRGRIVEQGPPTQLFGAPQDPRTQRFLDNCL, encoded by the coding sequence ATGACTAGTCCCCAGATCGCGGTGCGTGGCATCCGCAAATCCTTCAATGGCAACCCGGTGCTCGACGACTTTTCGCTGGAGGTCGCGCCGTCGGAGATCGTCTGCCTGATCGGTCCGTCCGGCTCTGGCAAGTCGACCCTGCTGCGTACCCTCAATGGCCTGGCACCGATCGAGGCTGGCGAGATCGAGGTCTGCGGCATTCGCGTCGACGACCCGCAGGTCGACCTGCTGGCGCTGCGCCGGCGCATCGGTCTGATTTTCCAGAGCTACAACCTGTTCCCGCACCTGAACGTGCTGGACAACATCACCCTGGCGCCGACCAGCGTGCTCAAGGAGCCGCTGCCGCAGGCCCGCGAATATGCCCGCGAGTTGCTGCGCAAGGTGCGCCTGGAGGACAAGGCCGAGGCCTTCCCCGGCCAGCTGTCCGGGGGGCAGCAGCAGCGCGTGGCCATCGCCCGCAGCCTGGCCATGCGCCCGGACGTGATGATGTTCGACGAGGTCACCGCCGCGCTCGACCCGGAAACCGTCAAGGAGGTGCTGACCACCATCCGCGATGTGGCCGCCAGTGGCATGACCTGCCTGATCGTCACCCACGAGATGCAGTTCGCCCGCGAGATCGCCGACCGGGTGTTCTTCACCGACCGTGGCCGCATCGTCGAGCAGGGGCCGCCTACCCAGTTGTTCGGCGCCCCGCAAGACCCGCGTACCCAGCGTTTCCTCGACAACTGCCTGTGA
- a CDS encoding LLM class flavin-dependent oxidoreductase, with protein sequence MSSSPRHLKLFLFPAASGAHVAAWRHPASRDGAPDFAADRATAELAEAAGFDALFFADRLAFGGRDKASAERSSGAAGLEPLTLLAALSAVTRDIGLVATASTSYQEPFHVARSFASLDHLSGGRAGWNLVTSLTDAEAGNFGREQHFEHGERYQRAEEFVDVVKALWDSLEDDAFPRDKASGRYLDGSKVHPLEHRGRHFSVRGPLNVPRPPQGHPLVVQAGSSEEGLQLAARVADVVFTTQQELAQAQAFYRELKSRLPAFGRQPEQQLIMPGLSVIVGRSRGEAEDKLRALNELIDIDVAVSFLSALSGGTDLSAYPLDGPLPELALTNGNRSKQALFLRQAREKGLSIRQLALQVAGSGGHRVLLGTAEEVADDLQLWFESGAADGFNFKPLYLDDNLREFAEQVLPILRERGLFKREYASGTLREKLGLARPLNRFQGRS encoded by the coding sequence ATGAGTTCTTCCCCGCGACACCTCAAGCTGTTCCTGTTCCCTGCGGCCAGTGGCGCGCATGTCGCCGCCTGGCGCCACCCGGCCTCGCGCGACGGCGCCCCGGATTTTGCCGCCGACCGCGCCACCGCCGAGCTGGCCGAGGCGGCCGGTTTCGATGCGCTGTTCTTCGCCGACCGCCTGGCCTTCGGCGGGCGTGACAAGGCCAGTGCCGAGCGCTCCTCCGGTGCTGCTGGGCTCGAACCGCTGACCCTGCTCGCCGCGCTGTCGGCGGTGACGCGTGACATCGGCCTGGTGGCCACCGCCAGCACCTCCTATCAGGAGCCGTTTCATGTGGCGCGCAGCTTCGCTTCGCTCGATCACCTCAGTGGTGGTCGCGCCGGCTGGAACCTGGTGACCTCGCTGACCGATGCCGAGGCTGGCAATTTCGGTCGCGAGCAGCACTTCGAGCACGGCGAGCGCTACCAGCGTGCGGAAGAGTTCGTCGATGTGGTCAAGGCGCTGTGGGACAGCCTCGAAGACGACGCCTTCCCGCGTGACAAGGCCAGTGGCCGTTACCTCGATGGCAGCAAGGTGCACCCGCTGGAGCATCGCGGCCGGCACTTCTCGGTGCGCGGGCCGCTCAACGTGCCACGTCCGCCGCAGGGCCATCCGCTGGTGGTGCAGGCTGGCTCCTCGGAGGAGGGCCTGCAACTGGCGGCGCGGGTCGCCGATGTGGTGTTCACCACCCAGCAGGAGCTGGCCCAGGCGCAGGCCTTCTACCGCGAGCTGAAGTCGCGCCTGCCAGCCTTCGGTCGCCAGCCGGAGCAGCAACTGATCATGCCCGGCCTGTCGGTGATAGTCGGGCGCAGCCGCGGCGAAGCCGAGGACAAGCTGCGTGCGCTCAATGAGCTGATCGATATCGACGTGGCGGTGTCGTTTCTCTCCGCGCTGTCGGGTGGCACTGACCTGTCGGCCTATCCCCTCGACGGCCCGCTGCCCGAGCTGGCGCTGACCAACGGCAACCGCAGCAAGCAGGCGCTGTTCCTGCGCCAGGCGCGCGAGAAAGGCCTGAGCATTCGCCAGTTGGCACTGCAGGTGGCCGGTTCCGGTGGTCACCGCGTATTGCTCGGCACGGCCGAGGAGGTGGCTGACGACCTGCAGCTGTGGTTCGAGTCGGGCGCCGCCGATGGCTTCAACTTCAAGCCGCTGTACCTGGACGACAACCTGCGCGAGTTCGCCGAGCAGGTGTTGCCGATCCTCCGTGAGCGCGGCCTGTTCAAGCGGGAATACGCCTCCGGCACGCTGCGCGAGAAGCTTGGCCTGGCGCGTCCGCTCAACCGTTTCCAGGGCAGGAGCTGA
- a CDS encoding transporter substrate-binding domain-containing protein, which translates to MRFALLASLLLALTANPLLAADEPADGLKQIRDRGRVAVCTTMAFPLFAYYDEQGKPAGMIHDLIVDVQQRLEQRLGRSLELQVVRVTPTNRIEFVRQGRCDFMVSTLSYSPERKVQLDFAEPGFYRSGTTVLALKSTPIDSWESLRGKSICSSPTNSWLRIGERRFGINFVTYFGGEIDSQKAVVDGRCLGLAAYDTYFEVLLQRDGANVWRDFEIKLPSQDFAYWSITLRNNRPQLRAFLDEVVADWHRSGLIVELEKRHGIPANPWVAEQHQRYAANTSDVEN; encoded by the coding sequence ATGCGCTTCGCACTTTTGGCCAGCCTGCTGCTGGCCCTGACGGCAAACCCGCTGCTGGCGGCCGACGAACCGGCCGACGGCCTCAAGCAGATCCGTGACCGTGGACGGGTGGCGGTGTGCACCACCATGGCCTTCCCGCTGTTCGCCTACTATGACGAGCAGGGCAAGCCGGCGGGCATGATTCACGACCTGATCGTCGACGTGCAGCAACGCCTCGAGCAGCGTCTGGGGCGTTCGCTGGAGTTGCAGGTGGTGCGGGTGACACCGACCAACCGCATCGAATTCGTCCGCCAGGGGCGCTGCGACTTCATGGTCTCGACGCTTTCCTATTCGCCGGAACGCAAGGTGCAGCTGGACTTCGCCGAGCCTGGTTTCTACCGCTCCGGCACCACCGTGCTGGCGCTCAAGTCGACGCCCATCGACAGCTGGGAATCGCTGCGCGGCAAGAGCATCTGCTCGTCGCCGACCAACTCCTGGCTGCGCATCGGCGAGCGTCGCTTCGGCATCAACTTCGTTACCTACTTCGGCGGCGAGATCGACTCGCAGAAGGCCGTGGTCGACGGCCGCTGCCTGGGCCTGGCGGCCTACGACACCTACTTCGAGGTGCTGCTGCAGCGCGACGGCGCGAATGTCTGGCGCGACTTTGAAATCAAGCTGCCGAGCCAGGACTTCGCCTACTGGTCGATCACCCTGCGCAACAACCGCCCTCAGCTGCGCGCCTTTCTCGATGAGGTGGTCGCCGACTGGCACCGCAGCGGGCTGATCGTCGAGCTGGAAAAACGCCATGGCATTCCTGCCAACCCCTGGGTAGCCGAGCAGCATCAGCGCTACGCCGCCAATACTTCTGACGTGGAGAACTGA
- a CDS encoding cupin domain-containing protein — MSLIHERNRAIRALIEEVRAAKAEEAGETPAFVARIKNAVNALSQRSELFPIDSFPIKLNTHAGLYRLGEDADRQNALYITGGIYGKVQTQPHTHPAWVSMGAVKGLERNRIYQRTDDASVEGQGQLEVLEVTDVVPGAPAFIGSGLYHTLEVEDDIQTLHLHLYDAGLDDPANSGLPVFEAPDSPNYVRTPSAVQRQVVSGVHPSTFGEVSEALASGEPLEVIAVDHHNPLLEKLVTPRRVSLDDWEASSAGLQGSPEVPVVLVGQVKAVELAAQRLARLGYSYFTHLR; from the coding sequence ATGTCCCTGATTCATGAACGCAACCGGGCGATCCGTGCCCTGATCGAGGAAGTGCGTGCCGCCAAGGCCGAGGAGGCCGGTGAAACCCCGGCCTTCGTCGCGCGCATCAAGAACGCGGTGAATGCCCTCAGCCAGCGCAGCGAGCTGTTCCCCATCGACAGCTTCCCGATCAAGCTCAACACCCACGCCGGGCTGTATCGCCTGGGTGAGGACGCTGACCGGCAGAACGCGCTGTACATCACCGGTGGCATCTACGGCAAGGTGCAGACCCAGCCGCACACGCATCCGGCCTGGGTGTCCATGGGGGCGGTGAAAGGCCTGGAGCGCAACCGCATCTACCAGCGTACCGACGACGCCAGCGTCGAAGGGCAGGGCCAGCTGGAAGTGCTGGAAGTCACCGACGTGGTACCGGGAGCACCGGCCTTCATCGGCAGCGGCCTGTACCACACCCTGGAAGTCGAGGACGACATCCAGACCCTGCACCTGCACCTGTACGACGCCGGCCTGGACGACCCGGCCAACTCCGGCCTGCCGGTGTTCGAGGCGCCCGACAGCCCAAACTACGTGCGTACGCCGTCAGCGGTGCAGCGCCAGGTGGTGTCCGGGGTGCATCCCTCGACCTTCGGTGAGGTGAGCGAGGCGCTGGCGTCCGGCGAGCCACTGGAGGTCATCGCCGTCGATCACCACAACCCGCTGTTGGAAAAGCTGGTGACTCCGCGCCGCGTCAGCCTGGACGACTGGGAGGCCAGCAGTGCCGGCCTGCAAGGCAGCCCCGAGGTGCCCGTGGTGCTGGTCGGTCAGGTCAAGGCCGTGGAACTGGCCGCGCAACGTCTGGCGCGCCTTGGCTACAGCTACTTCACCCACCTGCGCTGA